One part of the Bdellovibrio bacteriovorus genome encodes these proteins:
- a CDS encoding formyltransferase family protein produces MRTLLVTSAVTFVPNNYDKLTLPLAQEPHIEALVVIDNRSWDILVKAFLLILSLAAPRMGWQLLINFFDNSLTRKKQAYEAAGKKVYIVKDINSETSLALLERLQPDLILNARTRSFFKKKLLSLPKMGCLNIHHGLLPDQRGLMCDFWAHLLDTPAGFSIHEMTSKLDDGALLKVVEVPSDKKDYLKSLDLGASFEAKAASQILQEFASQGKIQGLENQKTERTVYRSNPRLRDFYRLRSKGVRI; encoded by the coding sequence ATGAGAACACTGCTGGTCACCTCGGCGGTGACATTTGTTCCGAACAACTATGACAAGCTGACGTTGCCGTTGGCGCAAGAGCCTCATATCGAGGCTCTTGTCGTTATCGACAACCGCAGCTGGGATATTCTGGTTAAAGCGTTCCTGCTGATACTGAGCCTGGCCGCCCCTCGCATGGGCTGGCAGCTGCTGATAAACTTCTTCGATAATTCGCTGACTCGAAAGAAGCAGGCCTATGAAGCCGCTGGCAAAAAGGTGTACATCGTCAAGGACATCAATTCCGAAACATCCCTGGCCCTGCTGGAACGCCTGCAACCAGATCTGATTCTGAATGCGCGCACCCGCTCATTCTTTAAAAAGAAGCTGCTGTCTCTTCCCAAAATGGGATGTTTGAATATCCATCACGGCCTGTTGCCGGATCAGCGCGGTCTGATGTGTGATTTTTGGGCCCATCTTTTAGACACCCCGGCAGGATTTTCCATTCATGAAATGACCTCCAAACTGGACGACGGCGCCTTGCTAAAGGTCGTGGAAGTTCCCTCCGATAAAAAGGATTATCTAAAGTCCCTGGATCTTGGAGCGTCATTCGAAGCAAAAGCAGCCTCGCAGATCCTTCAGGAGTTCGCCTCCCAAGGTAAGATTCAGGGTCTTGAGAACCAGAAAACTGAAAGAACGGTTTACAGAAGCAATCCACGCTTGCGTGACTTTTACCGGCTTCGTTCAAAAGGAGTCAGAATATGA
- a CDS encoding ATP-binding protein encodes MSTSKTSFVHNPSLRFLLIVLICTACALAALHLALEQPRSALPQQEGITVQTHQGPLILEKTDLMPEPGDLSVHAEFRRFLERQEILSQNAPSKDLRTLSDVPLLFWIQLIVGLGAFLISGWIWALRPRDAASTFFVFSGFSTFLSALPSAVYTSRSWALPAETFHWLVHLNSWGAALFGVSMIALFLVYPHRLPRWKTLASVLTVIFLAWATLHSLQLTAPWAHLSVLILTMMICILIAIGAQFFATRGKAQERASLTWLGLAVLTGAGSFVAFNSLPLILGMEPLNQGYAFLFFLIIYLGLAAGLTQYRLFDVGNWAFKFLFYSLGAMGLVLLDAGLIYMVGVDRLPALGLAVLIVGFAYLPLRDSIQRFLRKRELTTPYEFLPEALNVVFARSEHERTEKWLSLLKKVYNPLELQVVSEQPATTEILDSGLTLLIPAVAGMPAIRLKYPEAGQGLFSPSLRDFATQMSALVKQADSSRESYDRGVSEERQRMAQDLHDDLGARLLSAIYSSDEQHRPLFQSALDDVRAIVSEMSKEEISLARALAETRHEVSRRLTEGKVYLDWPLNYSEDAEKILISFHKHKTLKSSLREIVSNVLRHSQASHLHIAVALESHRLHITVHDNGVGIGAAAPSSREGHGLQNIKRRWQDVGGSFDYESGSSGTRIILQMPLSGVANQS; translated from the coding sequence TTGTCGACATCAAAAACATCCTTCGTTCACAACCCTTCTTTGCGATTCCTGCTGATCGTTCTGATCTGCACGGCCTGCGCTCTGGCGGCCCTGCATCTGGCTCTGGAACAGCCTCGCAGCGCCCTGCCCCAGCAAGAAGGCATCACCGTTCAGACCCACCAAGGCCCCCTGATTCTGGAAAAGACAGACCTGATGCCCGAACCCGGCGACCTCAGTGTACACGCCGAGTTTCGCAGATTCCTGGAGCGACAGGAAATATTAAGTCAGAATGCTCCCAGTAAAGATCTGCGCACGCTGAGCGATGTTCCCTTGCTGTTCTGGATTCAGCTTATTGTGGGACTTGGCGCCTTTCTGATTTCGGGCTGGATCTGGGCCTTGCGCCCGCGTGATGCCGCAAGCACCTTTTTTGTGTTCAGTGGTTTTTCCACGTTCCTTTCCGCACTGCCTTCCGCGGTGTACACGTCCCGCTCTTGGGCCCTGCCGGCGGAAACATTCCACTGGCTGGTGCACCTGAATTCCTGGGGTGCGGCTTTGTTTGGCGTCAGCATGATTGCCTTGTTCCTGGTGTATCCGCACCGTCTGCCGCGCTGGAAGACTCTGGCATCCGTTCTGACCGTGATCTTCCTTGCCTGGGCCACGCTGCACTCGCTGCAACTGACAGCTCCATGGGCTCATCTCAGTGTTCTGATTCTGACCATGATGATCTGTATCCTGATCGCGATCGGGGCACAGTTCTTTGCCACTCGCGGGAAAGCACAGGAACGAGCTTCCCTGACCTGGCTGGGGCTTGCCGTACTAACCGGAGCGGGATCTTTTGTCGCCTTCAATTCCCTGCCATTGATTCTGGGGATGGAGCCACTGAATCAGGGCTATGCCTTTTTATTCTTCCTGATCATCTATCTGGGACTTGCCGCCGGGCTGACCCAGTATCGTCTGTTTGACGTGGGCAACTGGGCCTTTAAGTTCCTGTTCTATTCCCTGGGTGCCATGGGCCTAGTTCTGCTGGATGCCGGTTTGATCTATATGGTGGGTGTGGACCGCCTGCCAGCTTTGGGACTTGCCGTGCTGATTGTGGGTTTTGCCTATCTGCCACTGCGCGACTCGATTCAAAGATTCCTGCGCAAGCGGGAACTGACCACACCTTATGAATTTTTGCCCGAAGCCCTGAACGTGGTCTTTGCCCGCTCGGAACACGAACGAACCGAGAAGTGGCTGTCTTTGCTTAAAAAAGTATACAACCCGTTAGAGCTGCAGGTCGTTTCCGAGCAACCTGCCACGACTGAGATTCTGGACAGTGGTTTGACCCTGCTCATCCCCGCCGTTGCCGGGATGCCCGCCATCCGCCTTAAATATCCCGAGGCAGGACAGGGTTTATTCAGTCCAAGCCTGCGTGACTTTGCCACACAGATGTCCGCTTTGGTAAAACAGGCTGACTCCAGTCGTGAGTCCTATGACCGTGGCGTCAGCGAAGAACGCCAGCGTATGGCGCAGGATCTGCATGACGATCTTGGAGCCCGTCTGCTGTCAGCTATTTATAGTTCGGATGAACAGCATCGTCCTCTTTTCCAGTCTGCACTGGATGATGTTCGCGCCATCGTCAGCGAAATGTCGAAAGAGGAAATTTCGCTGGCAAGAGCTTTGGCCGAAACCCGTCACGAAGTGTCCCGCCGTCTGACTGAAGGCAAAGTCTATCTGGACTGGCCGCTGAATTATTCTGAAGACGCAGAAAAGATCCTGATCAGTTTTCACAAGCACAAGACGTTAAAATCATCATTGCGTGAAATCGTCAGCAACGTACTAAGGCATTCGCAAGCCAGCCATTTGCACATCGCCGTCGCTTTGGAATCACACCGTCTGCACATCACCGTGCATGACAATGGTGTCGGGATCGGGGCCGCAGCGCCTTCTTCACGCGAAGGCCACGGTCTGCAGAATATTAAACGGCGCTGGCAGGATGTAGGCGGGTCGTTTGACTATGAATCCGGAAGTTCTGGAACCCGGATCATTCTGCAAATGCCCCTGTCAGGAGTTGCGAACCAGTCCTAG
- a CDS encoding phosphoenolpyruvate synthase, producing the protein MLVTPKSTLFFAKNEAGGKGFNLYLMSQAGLPVPEWVVFGKRYFHEFLQSADVKSRLEGILDRLLRQELTPAQAEKEVLNLFESTPLPAIVEASLDEALKSLGSDKVFSVRSSAADEDSLSHSFAGQLSSYLYVSGKADILKYIRQCWASAFSERGLVYRLENKIDLKKISVSVVLQRMIDPDKSGVLFTCDPVAKKTDSYVVSSVYGVGEGLVSGALDADSFWLDAKNGKLLREELVEKKEMMKKSASGHCEMKPVSAEKVNTASLSSEELNGLYRLGQRIQEQYHRPQDIEWAVESGKIYILQTRPVTSLDQDLIGYPNLWDNSNIIESYGGLTSPLSFSFALRNYKAVYVQFCEVLGVPNDIIKDMDSYLSYMLGSLDGRVYYNLFNWYKLVGVLPGFKQNREFMETMMGVSEALSDEIANRIKPHPSWDTPVGRLRKAITGFNFIKYHFTIQSVVDDFLTTFHKDYDRFRAMPLKRMRGDQLIRVYMDVERNMLGRWKAPIINDFLCMVHFGLLRKLTTTWLKELDSTIQNDLLAGEGGLESAEPTKALLRLAAKANQNEGLRKLIEETDPKEGLEALNQSQYTEFYKLVLDYLDRFGFRCMSEMKLEEIDLLTDPSYLFVCLKNYLKSGQVEAHDDTHEKNLRQQAEAKVAGHLTGFKQKIYFWVLKHARKAVKNRENTRFARTRIYGIARTIFQTIGEDLASLGALENPRDIFWLTIEEVFGIYNGTLPSFDLKAFVELRKKDYARFTEETDPRVMTRGAVYWNNKFIKEEDLSQVSSETGDWDLKGLPCCPGVLEGVVKVIINPSDNLDLNGEILVTARTDPGWVPLYPAISGLLVERGSLLSHSAIVAREMGIPAIVSIPGLTKKLKTGMRVRIDAKAGTIKILAE; encoded by the coding sequence ATGCTTGTCACCCCCAAATCGACTCTGTTTTTCGCAAAGAATGAAGCCGGTGGAAAAGGTTTTAATCTTTACTTGATGTCCCAGGCCGGATTGCCGGTGCCTGAATGGGTGGTTTTCGGCAAGCGCTACTTCCATGAATTTCTGCAGTCTGCGGATGTAAAATCCCGTCTGGAAGGCATTTTAGATCGCCTGCTCCGCCAGGAGCTGACACCTGCGCAGGCGGAAAAAGAAGTTTTAAATCTGTTTGAATCCACTCCCCTGCCTGCGATTGTCGAGGCGTCCCTGGACGAAGCCTTGAAGTCGCTGGGGTCCGACAAAGTCTTTTCCGTGCGCTCTTCGGCGGCAGATGAAGACAGTCTGTCCCATTCCTTTGCCGGTCAGCTTTCAAGCTATCTGTATGTTTCCGGCAAAGCAGACATTCTGAAATACATCCGTCAGTGCTGGGCCTCGGCGTTTTCTGAACGCGGTCTGGTGTATCGCCTGGAAAACAAGATTGATCTGAAAAAAATATCGGTGTCTGTGGTTCTGCAACGCATGATCGACCCTGATAAATCCGGTGTTCTGTTTACCTGTGATCCCGTGGCAAAAAAGACCGACAGCTATGTCGTGTCCTCTGTCTATGGCGTCGGCGAGGGGTTGGTTTCCGGGGCCCTGGATGCTGACTCATTCTGGCTTGATGCCAAAAACGGAAAACTTTTGCGGGAAGAACTGGTCGAGAAAAAAGAGATGATGAAGAAATCCGCCTCTGGTCATTGCGAAATGAAACCGGTCAGTGCGGAAAAGGTGAACACGGCCTCTTTAAGTTCTGAAGAACTGAATGGCCTTTACCGCCTGGGGCAAAGAATCCAGGAACAATACCATCGGCCTCAGGATATCGAGTGGGCTGTGGAAAGCGGCAAGATCTATATTCTGCAAACCCGCCCGGTCACAAGCCTGGATCAGGATCTGATTGGTTATCCGAATCTGTGGGACAATTCGAACATCATCGAATCCTATGGCGGCCTGACGTCACCGCTGAGTTTTAGCTTCGCACTAAGGAACTACAAAGCCGTCTATGTGCAGTTCTGCGAAGTCCTGGGGGTTCCCAACGACATCATCAAGGACATGGATTCGTATTTAAGTTACATGCTGGGTTCTTTGGACGGACGCGTGTACTACAACCTGTTTAACTGGTACAAACTGGTCGGTGTCCTGCCGGGCTTTAAACAAAACCGCGAGTTCATGGAAACCATGATGGGTGTGTCTGAAGCCCTCAGCGATGAAATCGCCAATCGTATCAAGCCTCATCCATCCTGGGACACTCCGGTGGGCCGCCTGCGCAAGGCGATCACGGGCTTTAACTTTATTAAATACCACTTCACCATCCAAAGTGTGGTGGATGATTTCCTGACGACCTTCCACAAGGACTATGACCGCTTCCGCGCGATGCCGTTAAAACGCATGCGCGGGGACCAATTGATCCGCGTGTATATGGATGTTGAAAGAAACATGCTGGGCCGCTGGAAGGCGCCCATTATCAACGACTTCCTGTGCATGGTGCACTTTGGTCTTTTGCGAAAGCTCACGACAACGTGGCTGAAAGAACTTGATTCCACCATTCAAAATGATCTGCTGGCCGGAGAAGGCGGACTGGAAAGTGCCGAGCCCACCAAGGCGTTATTGCGACTGGCTGCAAAAGCCAATCAAAATGAAGGCCTGCGCAAGCTGATTGAAGAAACCGATCCGAAAGAAGGCCTTGAAGCCCTGAACCAGTCCCAGTACACCGAGTTCTATAAGCTGGTGCTGGACTATCTGGATCGCTTCGGCTTCCGCTGCATGAGCGAGATGAAGCTGGAAGAGATCGATCTTCTGACCGACCCAAGCTATCTGTTTGTGTGTCTGAAGAACTATCTGAAGTCCGGTCAGGTCGAAGCCCATGACGACACTCACGAAAAAAATCTGCGCCAGCAGGCCGAGGCCAAAGTGGCCGGACACCTGACAGGCTTTAAGCAGAAAATCTATTTCTGGGTTCTGAAGCATGCGCGCAAAGCGGTGAAAAACCGCGAGAACACACGCTTTGCCCGCACCCGTATTTACGGGATCGCCCGCACGATCTTCCAGACAATTGGTGAGGACCTGGCTTCTTTGGGCGCACTGGAGAATCCACGCGACATCTTCTGGCTGACCATCGAAGAGGTCTTTGGGATTTACAATGGCACCCTGCCATCGTTTGATCTGAAAGCCTTCGTGGAGCTTCGCAAGAAGGACTATGCCCGCTTCACCGAAGAAACCGACCCGCGTGTGATGACTCGTGGAGCGGTTTACTGGAACAACAAGTTCATCAAGGAAGAAGACCTGTCCCAGGTCAGCAGCGAAACCGGTGACTGGGATCTGAAAGGACTGCCATGCTGTCCGGGCGTGCTGGAAGGTGTGGTGAAAGTTATCATCAATCCAAGCGACAACCTGGATCTGAATGGCGAGATTCTGGTCACGGCGCGCACCGATCCAGGATGGGTGCCTCTGTATCCGGCGATTTCAGGTCTGTTGGTGGAACGCGGAAGTCTGCTTTCACATTCAGCCATTGTGGCCCGTGAAATGGGCATCCCAGCGATCGTCAGCATCCCGGGCCTGACCAAGAAACTGAAAACCGGCATGAGGGTGCGAATAGACGCCAAAGCCGGAACCATCAAAATTCTGGCGGAATAG
- a CDS encoding LuxR C-terminal-related transcriptional regulator encodes MTTPANKKFSAQGLCLLVEDQKVARLFFQNTLKSLFPELQIVAVENLRLAEEWLMGRSQTGNDQPLSLAIIDLGLPDGSGIELIRSLHAAEPATPSIVATIYDDDARLFGALAAGAYGYVLKDDGAARLEEILSRLSTGEPPLSPAIAHRLLNHFRFEAPATPPVESVLTSREVEVLTLIARGHTVQEASQHLKLSAQTVAGYVKSIYQKLHISNRASATLEAIRLGLVRNS; translated from the coding sequence ATGACTACGCCGGCGAATAAAAAGTTTTCTGCTCAAGGGCTGTGCCTTCTGGTTGAAGATCAGAAAGTGGCGCGGTTGTTTTTTCAGAACACTCTGAAATCATTGTTTCCAGAACTGCAAATCGTGGCGGTAGAGAATCTGCGTCTGGCCGAAGAGTGGCTGATGGGGCGTTCGCAAACCGGCAATGATCAACCTCTAAGTCTTGCCATCATAGATCTGGGTTTGCCGGACGGAAGTGGCATCGAGCTGATCCGCAGTCTGCACGCTGCTGAACCCGCCACGCCCAGCATTGTGGCGACCATCTATGACGATGATGCCCGTTTGTTCGGCGCCCTGGCGGCGGGGGCTTATGGGTATGTTTTGAAAGACGACGGAGCAGCCCGCTTGGAAGAAATTTTGTCACGCCTGAGCACCGGGGAACCGCCGTTATCACCGGCCATCGCTCATAGATTATTGAATCATTTCCGTTTTGAAGCTCCTGCGACACCGCCCGTGGAAAGTGTGCTGACGTCCCGGGAAGTGGAAGTGCTGACATTGATCGCGCGCGGCCACACGGTGCAAGAGGCTTCCCAGCACTTGAAACTGAGTGCGCAGACCGTCGCCGGTTATGTGAAAAGCATCTATCAGAAGCTGCACATTTCCAATCGGGCTTCGGCGACTCTCGAAGCCATTCGCCTAGGACTGGTTCGCAACTCCTGA
- a CDS encoding alpha/beta fold hydrolase → MKTIIALHGNPGHPEDWSLLQKSLDPKAYKLLAVEADSEEWIRLLTQDKSKKILLGHSWGGYRILKSLPKYQDYVEQVVLVTPYIKPERPLSAVAKGLLQLPILGDKLIQSSHSKSKDSFFADLIHPLKADTLPYLAKVQERLQDWKLWQKTVANKMKMEALPWSSGDVCKVPVTVIYGRQDKISQDQAQNEIVTKYPSHKIVHVDNAGHGLLWSHVQDILNVLTAEVSSASASDHKIGYYPGEDGRNNVITYMEKHLREFPERVALRWANPQALAQWNGDPKTPIKHDEITYRHFAARINSFARGLLDIGIKKGDRVIIFLPMSLDMYTAMFAVQRIGAIAVFLDSWARSHHLGASAECVGPKAMISFKMAFDLVEQVPEFKSMPIRVLYGPGDKFTHKFEELLKAEPSPIEPVESEFTALITFTTGSTGKPKGANRTHRFLSAQHHALSHVIPYTEKDKDMPAFPIFSLNNLASGVTTILPALNLAAPAAHDSALLACQILHENINCTTLSPSMLVGVAKFCKENNIQLTGLRRVVTGGAPISKDDVKAFYEIAPQTDLWILYGSTEAEPMAHIEGRDMLKESNITDPEIIEEGVNVGHISEDIDYRFIRIKDGPIELKDSPWSQIEVPNGEVGEFICTGDHVCRDYYNNPDAFKTTKIMDEKNRVWHRTGDLAYIDPDKNLWIVGRVNNAIERAGKYYFPVRAEVLLKRMDFTYRCAFLGMDDAKLGQATYAVVELKEGIDAATFDFAAAKKEIQRVFEKNKIPVDEIKFVNKVPMDPRHHSKVEYKVLRDQLKEPGVVIG, encoded by the coding sequence ATGAAAACCATCATTGCTCTGCACGGAAACCCCGGCCATCCTGAGGACTGGAGCCTTTTGCAAAAGAGTCTGGATCCGAAAGCCTACAAACTGCTGGCCGTGGAGGCCGACAGCGAGGAGTGGATCCGCCTGCTGACTCAGGATAAATCCAAAAAAATTCTGCTGGGTCATTCCTGGGGTGGCTATCGTATTTTGAAATCCCTGCCAAAATATCAGGATTATGTTGAACAGGTGGTGCTGGTCACCCCTTACATCAAACCCGAGCGCCCCCTGTCAGCAGTGGCCAAAGGGCTTCTGCAGTTGCCGATTCTGGGTGACAAGCTGATTCAATCCAGTCATTCAAAATCGAAAGACAGCTTCTTTGCTGATCTGATTCATCCCCTCAAGGCCGACACCCTTCCCTATCTTGCCAAGGTTCAAGAACGTTTGCAGGACTGGAAGCTGTGGCAAAAGACTGTCGCCAACAAAATGAAAATGGAAGCTCTGCCGTGGTCTTCCGGCGACGTCTGCAAGGTGCCCGTAACTGTGATCTATGGCCGTCAGGACAAGATCAGTCAGGATCAGGCTCAGAATGAAATCGTCACCAAGTACCCCTCCCATAAAATTGTCCATGTCGACAATGCGGGGCATGGGCTGCTGTGGTCTCACGTTCAGGACATCCTGAACGTTCTAACTGCGGAGGTCAGCAGTGCCTCTGCTTCTGATCATAAAATTGGCTATTATCCGGGTGAGGACGGAAGAAACAACGTCATCACCTACATGGAAAAACACCTGCGCGAGTTCCCTGAACGCGTGGCTTTGCGCTGGGCAAACCCACAAGCCTTGGCGCAGTGGAACGGGGATCCAAAAACCCCGATCAAACACGATGAAATCACCTATCGCCACTTCGCCGCCCGCATCAACTCCTTTGCTCGGGGTTTGCTGGATATCGGTATTAAAAAAGGCGACCGGGTCATCATCTTCCTGCCGATGAGCCTGGACATGTACACCGCGATGTTTGCAGTTCAGCGCATTGGTGCCATTGCCGTGTTCCTGGATTCCTGGGCACGCAGTCACCATCTGGGCGCTTCCGCGGAATGCGTGGGCCCCAAAGCCATGATCAGTTTTAAAATGGCGTTTGATCTGGTGGAACAGGTGCCAGAGTTCAAGTCCATGCCAATTCGGGTGCTGTACGGACCGGGTGACAAATTCACTCACAAATTCGAAGAGCTGTTGAAAGCGGAACCTTCACCGATTGAACCGGTCGAAAGTGAATTCACGGCTTTGATCACCTTTACAACAGGATCCACCGGAAAACCAAAGGGTGCCAACCGCACTCACCGCTTCCTGTCGGCCCAGCACCATGCCCTTTCCCACGTGATTCCGTACACCGAGAAAGACAAGGACATGCCGGCCTTCCCGATTTTCAGTTTGAACAATCTGGCATCCGGAGTGACCACCATCTTACCAGCGCTGAATCTGGCGGCCCCCGCGGCCCACGACTCAGCCCTGCTGGCGTGTCAGATCCTTCACGAAAATATCAACTGCACGACTCTGTCCCCGAGCATGCTGGTCGGCGTTGCGAAGTTCTGCAAAGAGAACAACATTCAACTGACCGGACTGCGTCGTGTGGTGACCGGCGGTGCGCCGATTTCCAAGGATGACGTTAAAGCCTTCTATGAGATCGCCCCGCAAACAGATCTGTGGATTCTGTACGGCTCCACGGAAGCTGAACCGATGGCCCACATTGAAGGCCGCGACATGCTGAAAGAAAGCAACATCACCGATCCAGAGATCATCGAGGAGGGTGTGAATGTCGGCCATATCAGTGAAGACATTGACTATCGCTTCATCCGCATCAAAGACGGCCCGATCGAGCTGAAGGATTCTCCGTGGTCCCAGATCGAAGTGCCAAATGGTGAAGTCGGGGAATTCATCTGTACCGGGGACCACGTCTGCCGGGACTATTACAACAACCCTGACGCCTTCAAGACCACCAAAATTATGGATGAAAAGAACCGCGTATGGCACCGCACGGGTGACTTGGCTTACATCGATCCCGACAAAAACCTGTGGATCGTGGGCCGTGTGAACAACGCGATCGAACGAGCGGGCAAGTACTACTTCCCGGTGCGTGCCGAGGTTCTTTTAAAGCGTATGGACTTCACATACCGCTGTGCTTTCCTGGGCATGGATGATGCGAAGCTGGGCCAGGCCACTTATGCCGTGGTCGAACTTAAAGAAGGCATCGATGCTGCGACATTTGACTTTGCCGCCGCAAAAAAAGAAATCCAGCGTGTCTTTGAAAAAAACAAAATCCCGGTCGATGAGATCAAATTCGTCAACAAGGTTCCAATGGACCCGCGCCATCATTCCAAAGTGGAATACAAAGTATTGCGCGACCAACTGAAAGAGCCAGGAGTCGTCATTGGCTAA
- a CDS encoding UbiA family prenyltransferase: MAKWWVLIKERFSPASYVPMIFLFSWANGLYLTNSQGQDWSWSRFAVVFVLMLSFFFRMRLFDEIKDYEVDLKVNPTRPLARGVLSVAQVKKALLLLILLELGIAGSLGLSPFLVHAIAIGYSLMMYEEFFIGDLLRPHLTTYAVSHTFVSALLGLSAGIAMTGMDLSQLKTEHGLFFLMNWFFFNLFEFARKTFAPEEERDHVPSYSNIFGCTGAWALSISQAVLGVALIYFLHPNLWPPIALTIYVAVSLAYLLRKSRKTAAFFRNISGVYLLVHYIILICILGV, translated from the coding sequence TTGGCTAAGTGGTGGGTTCTGATTAAAGAAAGATTCAGTCCGGCCTCTTACGTGCCCATGATATTCTTATTCTCATGGGCCAACGGACTGTATCTGACCAATTCTCAGGGGCAGGACTGGAGCTGGTCCCGCTTCGCAGTGGTCTTTGTTCTGATGCTGTCGTTCTTTTTCCGCATGCGCCTGTTTGATGAAATCAAGGACTATGAGGTCGACCTGAAGGTCAACCCCACCCGCCCGCTGGCGCGCGGGGTTTTGTCCGTGGCACAGGTCAAAAAAGCGCTGCTGCTTCTGATACTGTTGGAACTGGGGATCGCAGGCTCTTTGGGGCTTTCACCTTTCCTGGTGCACGCCATTGCCATCGGATACAGCCTGATGATGTATGAAGAGTTCTTCATCGGTGACCTGCTGCGCCCGCACCTGACCACCTATGCGGTGTCTCACACCTTTGTGAGTGCACTGTTGGGATTGTCGGCAGGGATTGCCATGACCGGCATGGACCTGAGCCAGTTGAAGACAGAGCACGGCCTGTTCTTTTTGATGAACTGGTTCTTCTTCAACTTGTTTGAATTTGCCCGAAAGACCTTCGCCCCGGAAGAAGAGCGCGACCATGTTCCCAGCTATTCCAATATTTTTGGATGCACCGGAGCCTGGGCCCTTTCCATCAGCCAGGCGGTTTTGGGTGTGGCCTTGATTTACTTCCTGCACCCGAATCTCTGGCCGCCGATTGCTTTGACAATCTATGTGGCCGTGAGCCTTGCCTATCTTTTGCGTAAATCACGCAAAACGGCGGCTTTCTTTAGAAATATCAGCGGCGTTTATCTTCTGGTTCATTACATCATCCTTATTTGTATCTTGGGAGTTTAA